Genomic DNA from Candidatus Binataceae bacterium:
GCGACCAGCGCGAAGGCGCCCGAGATGCGCAGGTTGGCCACGATGATCATCATCCCGAGCAGCAGCAGGAGGGTGTGGAAGTCGATCGCCGCGAGCGCCCTGGATTCGCTGAGCGACCCCGTCGCCACCATCAACAGCGCCCCCGCAAGGGCGGCGCCGGTCCGGTCAAGCTGGAGTCCGGGAAAGTTGCCGATCGCGAACACCAGGTAGGTGAAAGCGAAGATCCCGAGCGGCACGGCGAGACGGAGTTCCACCGCCCGCATCATCGGGCGGCCCTCGCCGCCGGTCAAGCCGAAACGTGCTTCTGCCCGATGATGGTTCACACCCGTGCGCGTGCGGCGCTATAGTCGAGAGCGACCGAACCAGGGGGCCGAGGGGTGTCGGCGCCGCGGCGGCCTGATTGTGCGCACGACGGCGTCGCGCGCCGGTTTGGAGGGGACATGGATTTTCGCGAACTGAACAACGCGAAGTGCAAGACCTACCTGCTTGCTTCGGAGAGCATGGAGCGCGCCGTGATCGTCGATCCGCTCAAGGACAAGGTCGAGCGCTACCTCGCCGTTCTGGCGTACCATCGGCTGAAGCTCGATCTCATCATCGACACCCACACCCATGCCGACCATCGCAGCGGCGCGCACGAACTCTCCGAGCTGACCGGCGCGCCCGTCGCGATGCATCGGCGGGCCCCGGCACCGCACGTTACGATGCATCTCGAGGATGGCCAGCGCCTGATCGTCGGCGACTTCGAGATGAAGGTGCTCTACACGCCCGGTCATACGCCCGACTCGATAAGCCTCTTTGCCGAGGACCGCGTCTTGACCGGCGATTGCCTGCTGATTCACGGCACCGGGCGGGCCGATTTCGCCGGCGGTGACGCGGGCCAGGAATACGATTCGATCACGCAAAGGCTCTTCACGCTGCCGGACGCGACCCTCGTCTATCCCGCCCATGATTATCGCGGCCATATCCGTTCCACGATCGGCGAAGAGAAGGCGTCCAATCCGCGTGTGGCCGGACGTTCCCGCGACGCTTACGTCGACCTCATGAACAATCTCGGACTGCCGCTGCCCGAGGGAATCCAGGAGGCGCTGCAGCCCAATCAGACCGAGATCGAGGCCGCGGCGATCCACTTTCCGACGCTCGCCCAGCTGAACTCGGTGCGCCAGCTTTCGCCGGCCGAGATCGCCGGGCGTCTCGGCAGCGCCGCCGCTCCGTTGCTGCTCGATGTACGCGAGCCCGGAGAGTACCGGGGTGAACTCGGCCATATCTCGGGCGCGCAGCTAATCCCGCTACGCGAGCTGCCCGAGCGCGCCGAGAAAGAGCTCGCACCGTTCAAGGACAAGGACATCGTGGTGATCTGCCGCGCCGGCGTGCGCAGCGTCACCGCCGCGGCGATCCTGACCGGCCTCGGCTTCGAGAAGGTTTGCAGCATGAAGGGCGGGATGCTCGATTGGGATGACGCGCATCTGCCGGTCGAGCGCTAGATTGAGGCGGAGCGGGCGCCGGACAGTCGAGGCCCGGCTGCGTCGCTGGAAACTCGCGACGGCAGCAGAGACGGTTTGCGCCGGCTTTCGCGACCGATCGAGTCGGCTGCTCGCGCTCGCATTGGTCAGCGCAGCAGCGCTGCTAAGCGGATGCGGCCAGTCGCCGCAAAGGCTCGCGACGCGCTATCTCGCCGACCTGCAGCAGTTCAACTACCCCGCCTGCTACGCGACACTCATCGATGAAGATCGCGCCGCGCGTCCGCTCAAACAGTTCCTGACCGAGATTCCCGTCGCGCCCGACGTCGATCCGATCTGGTTCCGCGCGATTTTGTTCAGCACGCGCTATGAAGTCGGCGAGCCGCAGGTGAGCGGCGAGCTTGCGATCGTGCCGGTGAAAGTCACGATGCCCGATCTTACGCTGTGGGAGCGAACGATCGACGCCAAGGCCGGGCCGCAGGATTCGCTCAACGCCGCCGCCGACAAGACTCTGCAAAACGGCGCTTATCCCAAGCTCAGGTTCGAGGACGCGCTGGTGCTGGTCAAGCGGCAGCATGAGTGGCGCGTACTGGCCGATTTCGCCCGGCGCGATCAGCTTCGCGACGGCATTCGCGAGGCCGTAACCATCTACCACACGCTTGATTATCCTCGGGCGGCGGCGGCCTATCAGGCGTTGATCGCGCAGCTCGAACAGCATCGATTCAGCGGCAGCCGCGGGATCGAGTTCTTCCTGAAGCGCAGGCTCAAGACCATCCAGGATGTCCAGGCCGAGCTGCCCGCGGCCCGCGCCTACTTTCCCAAGCTCGTGCTGAGCGACGTCGTGGTCAAAATGTCGGAAGCGCGCGTGCCGGCGATCTTCGGCCGCATCACCAACGCCGGCGATCGCGGCGTGGACGAGGTGCGGCTGACCGTGAGCTACTATGCGGGACGGGGCGCGCAGCAAAAGCTCCTCTACCAGGAGAGCCACAGCGTCATCGTCACACCGATCGAATTTGTCGGCTTCGTTCGCCCCGTGCTGCCGTTGGTGCCCGGTGAAACCCGCGATTTCGGCTTCGAGCTGTCCGCGCCGGCGCAGATCCAGCAGCAAGCCGAACCGAGCCTCGCGGTAGGTTCGATGGTTTTCACGCAATCGAAGGCGCCATTGCCTAGCCTTGCGATCGAAAACCTCACTCCGCCACCGCAGCCGGCCGGCGCACCATCCTCTGCGCCGTCGCCCGCTCCGGGCCGCCCGGCGCCGGCGGCTTCCTTGCCGCCGCCGGGGCCGGCACGCGCGACGCCCGGCGGCCCATCAGGCGCCTCACGCAATTGACTATTCGCCTCACGCTCGCGGTGCCGACTCACAATCGCGCGGCCACGCTCGGCGAAACGCTGGCGAGCCTCACCGCGCAACGTCTGCCCGCGGGCGTCGAGACGGAATGCATCGTGATCGACAACAATTCGATCGACCGCACGCCGGCCGTGGTCGAAGAGGCGGTGGCGCGCGCCCCGTTCGCGATGCGCCGCGTGTTCGAGTCGCGTCCCGGCTCGAGCTTCGCGCGCAACCGCGCGGTGGACGAGGCGGCTGGCGATCTAATCCTGTTCATCGACGACGATGCCGTGGCCGAAGCCGACTGGGCGGCGGCGATGATGGGCGCGATCGAACGGCGCGGACTCGACGCGGCCTGCGGGTT
This window encodes:
- a CDS encoding MBL fold metallo-hydrolase, whose protein sequence is MDFRELNNAKCKTYLLASESMERAVIVDPLKDKVERYLAVLAYHRLKLDLIIDTHTHADHRSGAHELSELTGAPVAMHRRAPAPHVTMHLEDGQRLIVGDFEMKVLYTPGHTPDSISLFAEDRVLTGDCLLIHGTGRADFAGGDAGQEYDSITQRLFTLPDATLVYPAHDYRGHIRSTIGEEKASNPRVAGRSRDAYVDLMNNLGLPLPEGIQEALQPNQTEIEAAAIHFPTLAQLNSVRQLSPAEIAGRLGSAAAPLLLDVREPGEYRGELGHISGAQLIPLRELPERAEKELAPFKDKDIVVICRAGVRSVTAAAILTGLGFEKVCSMKGGMLDWDDAHLPVER